Proteins co-encoded in one Candidatus Abyssobacteria bacterium SURF_5 genomic window:
- a CDS encoding putative addiction module antidote protein: protein MKRKKTITRPWDVVENLKTEEDMAAYLEAALEEGDPSLISAVLGDIARAKGMAEIARETGLGRESLYKALSPEGNPEFATVLKVIRALRLKLKVQTAKRQETA, encoded by the coding sequence ATGAAACGCAAGAAGACAATAACTCGTCCATGGGACGTAGTGGAGAATCTTAAAACCGAAGAAGATATGGCTGCCTATCTTGAGGCTGCGTTAGAGGAGGGAGACCCCTCTTTAATCTCTGCTGTTTTGGGCGATATAGCTCGCGCCAAAGGCATGGCAGAGATTGCGCGTGAGACTGGACTGGGAAGGGAAAGTCTTTATAAGGCTCTTTCTCCGGAGGGCAATCCTGAATTTGCCACCGTCCTAAAAGTAATCCGAGCGTTGCGCTTGAAACTAAAAGTCCAGACTGCAAAGCGCCAAGAGACGGCGTGA